aataactaaaaaatgtttgaGTACCAAACAGGGCATTTACTTTTTCCAATAATAGTCCTATTAATTATTGGATTCTTACTCCACACTGACCACCACCAGCACCTAATTGGAAGAGGACGGGAGGATGGTTGGGTTGGTGATGGCTAACCTGCACCGATAGGTAGGCATCGAACCCCGTGTGGACCCTCCTCTCAATGTTTTCCCAATCGGTTTATTTTGCAATATTTCCGTTGTGATGGCGctttcaccattgaagattcagAATCCTTCTCTGTACATCGAGTTAATGATCTTGAGTCGGAGGCTGATTGCGCCATTTACTTCCTATTCTGGGATCAGTTCTGTAATTACGCCCTCTCTACCCTCCCCAATTTTAATGGCCCTATTTATTCAATACAGTGAGGATGAGTTCAGTCTTGACTATTTAATTTCTGGGCACAAATTGAATCCCATAAATGCCCTATATTTCGCCAAAAATTACAATCATGTTATTGTATTATGTGTTGAAATAGTGATGTCGTGGCAATTAAAAAGCGATAAATCTTTTTTTGGAATTGGGTGAGCAAGAGTTGAAGTCAGTCTCTCCCCATAGTTTACATTTTTGGGGCTTTGGGTGCAGCGAGGCAATTGTTGGGTTGTCTGGATCACCACAAACATAGGTACCGTATGTGTTTCTTAAAGAGTATTTGTATGTCTTTTTGGGAAAAAGCTGGGGTTGGCTGATTACTTTAGTAGAAGCTAGACTCAGGCTCGTGCATTGCTTTTCTTTCTTGTGTAGGACGGCTAGTGAGATGTCATTGTCTTCTTCAATGTCAGACTTTCACTGAGAGACTATgttatgagagagagagaaaatggttTCTCCAAGGCACCTCTTTTTACCTTGCAATTTTCATATTATCGTGTGCAAGGGCTTTTGCTTGGCGCCATCATTTTAGAAAGTGCCAttcaatttaaattcaatttaaagatGTTCGATACATTATCCAGTGTGGTAGTGGCACATTGTTGCTGAATTGTCTTGTTATTGTCTCTGACCTCTGACTTTATCAGATGCTTGATTGCTTTATGATTACAATCGGGTTTTGTTTACTTACCTTTGTGGGTGTTCTTGTAGGCGAGAAGGGCATTGCGAGCATTGAAAGCATTGGTGAAGCTACAGGCATTGGTGAGAGGCCACATTGTGAGGAAGCAAACTGCAGATATGTTACGACGCATGCAAGCTTTGGTGAGAGCTCAAGCTCGAGCACGCGCGGGACGAGCCCAGATTTCTGAATCATCACATTCAAGTGGCAAGTCTTCTCAATTCCACCACCCTGTAAGCAAAAAATTCAACTTTCCCTccatgttatttaaatttaagtttattcAGTTGTCTCTTTCAGTGGTTTCTTTTACTAGTAAAGCTCTATACTTTATGGACCTTTGTAGCTTAGAGACTTTTTCTTATATAGCATAACTTTTCAATGATGTCTCGATccttgttttgaaaatttgaagtcATCCTTGTTAGAAAATATGATAAGGTGGTTGAAAGGCACCATGTGACGCAGAAATTTTAGACATGAAAAGTAGATGAACTGGATTTAGAGTAAATattgtaattaatttattatataaagcaCTTTATATGTGTAATCATTTGAAGAGggttttcttaatttctttgcATAGgcagattttaaaatttttaaatataataatattgtcaATTATTTGTAAGTCAACTGCTTTTCTGCAACGATAATGTGTGCATGGTTTCATTCCGCCAATCACGGGAAATTGAGTCAAGATGATTTTAGCAGTTACCTGTTACTTTAGAATGAAGAACAGGATATGATTCAACCATTACGTTTTAGTATTACAAACCAAATATATCTTCTGTATGGCAGGGCCCTGCAACCCCTGAAAAGTTTGAACATGCCATTCGGGCAAAGAATATGAAACAAGACCAGTCTTCTATACTCAAGGTATGTGCTGTCATTTTTGGATTGGTAAGTGCTATATAAATGTAAAAACAATTTCCACTGAATGCTACTCCAACAAATACAGAGAAATAGCTCAAAGGCGAGTGGCAGGAACATCATTGATCAAGACAAAACTCACTTGAGTAGGAACTGGTCAGACCGTAGACTGGATGAAGGATCATGGGACCAACAAGGGTCCTCAATAAGAGCCGGTCCAACAGATGATGAAAAGAGTGACAAGATACTGGAAATTGATACAGGGAAACCCAATTTCACTCCTAAACGCAGAAACCTGTTTCAATCTTCTCATCATGGTGTGGCTTCAGATCAAATTAGTCATAGCTTTACTACTTCAAAAGATTCAACAACTCATCAAACAGTTCCCAGTCCATCATCTTGTGAAGTTCAATCTTTAAGCCCTTTGAAATTCTGTCAGGAGGTTGAAGAAGGCTCCTTTTGCACTGCTGATAATAGTCCACAATTCTATTCGGCATCATCAAGAGCTGGTAGTTCAAGGAGAGGTCCCTTCACTCCCACCAAGAGCGATGGCTCAAGAAGCTACCTGAGTGGTTACTCAGACCATCCAAACTACATGGCTTACACAGAATCCTCGAAGGCTAAAGTGAGGTCTTTCAGTGCCCCAAAACAAAGGCCTCAATACGAAAGATCTAGTTCAACAAAGAGGTATTCTGTTCATGGATTTGGTGATTCAAGGTCAAATGCACAAAGGGTTTCTGCAATGCATGCCAACTTCACCAGCAAAGCTTATCCTGGATCTGGACGCTTGGATAGACTTGGAATGCCAATAAGAAGTGaagcttttggtctcagtggtgGGTTTAGCAACAGCAGATATTAGAATTAAGTTTGAaggattttggttttttttcttcttttttttgttaatcTAGTTTATCTTCTAATCTGGCTAACTAATGTATTTAGTAACACTTGTTTTGTCTATTGTTAAGGGAAGGTAAGAGTTGAGAGTTTTGTTTGTGAATCAATGTCTTAGGGTTACTCTTGAATCTGACTCAATATTAAGAACTCTGTAAGTGCCTTTGTAGTAAGTAGATGCTACTTCAAGTATTGTACTCAACATCACTCATGAAATCCTGCCCAAAAGGTGTTGGGATAATCAAGTTCTTTTGCTTCCTTTTCTTTTGAACTTCGGGTTATTTAACGTAATAATATGCGATATGATTGAGCTGAATCCGTGGTGCAATTTCAGACTCAATTTTCTCTCTTGAAATATTGAATCATTGATGAATTAGAAAAAGGTTGGTTTCAATGGGAGTAGGCCAAAAACAGAATTATTCTTTTTTGGGGCATATATGGACTGCAAAACAAAGCACTCAAATGGAGGACTGCCCCCTTTTCCCCACATCACTCTAGACCACTTTGAAAATGTAGTTCcacttttctcctttttccttttaatcacTAATGAGTCATGGCAGTTAGGGTTAGGGCCACCCCACATGGCGATGGCATCAAATAGCAGGGAAAATTCTCTAGTTTAAAAGGCAAAATGTCGGTGAAAGGTCCTTCAATGCTGACTATAGATGCCGGTCTACTTACGTTCCTCCCTTGCATTCCTTCAATCAATGCttgcattaattttttattaatgaatgCCTTCACTTTGTTCTTAATCTAGCAAAATATTTAATGAATCTTTGGGACTCACACTATGCTATGATTTCAACCCATCAACCACCGGAGGGAGACTATTTCTCCAAACATTTGATATAGTATATGAAAGTTTCTTCTTATATTCTTTTTCAACTTCATTAGTAGTTACCATTACATGAAAACACTCCTTAATATATGACTACTATAATTGATTTGTTGATGGCAAACATGCCCTAGAGATGAAGTGTGGGGCATCTCAAGAGAATTTTaggagagagagggggggggggggggtgtgcAATAATGGACAATTGAACAAGACCCACATGCCCATTTAGCCTCAAAACCCATTACAAGATGGATGGAGAAGGACAATACGTAGTGGGCTTGGTAGGGTACTTGTCCTATTAAATGTCCTCATACTTCTCAGTACCACATGGGTTGTGTACATTTGCATTAAAAGGGACATTGAAACTTGTAAGAGATGGACCCTTTGGTTTTCATAGGATATTTCATAACCAAGGATATACAGCTACCTTCCTTCTCCCTTTATTTCTCTATTTGgctattatttaataaaacatggGATGCCATAGAAGAGCCATTTAATTCAAAGGCACGGTTATGAGCCTTCTGACTTTTATGCCAACCTACATCCATGAGGACTAGAATGTAAGAGTTGTTCTTTTCTGtacttgaaaacaaaaaacataaaaaatttgttcGAAAAAGGAGATATgattttgtgttttcaaaaaccatttttttgaaaacaataaaaaaatattttcattgttttttcactattcaaaatattaaattatttttcatgtttttttaattgttttttatgtttctataaAGGTAAACTTCATCCAACTACCACACTTACACCTATAAACCCTTTCttcttatttaaattattaaaattaatatacttacacacGGTGATAAAATCATcttttgttttaagaaaattataactaatgtaaaaatttaaatttttttttattaaatttaaatgaactgtgcatatgaaatttatttatatatttataatatcaagttaacgaaataaaacactttattaattaaaaaaaactttcaaacatgttttttgttttacttatcttaaattttttttattaattcaaccaaatatatcttttttgttttttagaacaaaaactgttttccagaattcagttcccaacacaattttttttttttttttaaacacaaaaaactgttcttaaaaatttcaaaacaattttcaaaaacagcaatcAAAGAGGTCCTAACTTTGTAGTaggttttattaatttcatattttcctttacttCAAGTTTCATTTGAATCTTTTTCCTATTGAGAGTATTTTCTAATAATACggtgattaatatttttttattaacaaacAATTATAAGTAGCTCTAATATTGTcagtaaaaatgttttttaggcAATAGTACCTTATTTGGTCATGGCTTTGTAGCATGGAGATACTCTAACCAAGATTTTcttgagaatatattttaattattttcaattttttcagggtttttaaaaaaataatagtataaatatgagaaataattgaaaataaagtaatacaaataaaagatatttttaagaaatatttgaaaatacatagCATTCTAAATTAcacttttattttagaaaacattataaaattactttttaaaaaccattttcaatttagaattaaaagattttatgcATGCTTCGCgaaaatgaagaaaagcatGAGGGAAGAGCTGATTCTATGGAATTTGTTGATATGTGGGGCTATTGATGCATGCACGAGATGGGAGAGTCCATTTGTGTAGTAATATCTTCTCTTTATTCTGTCATGGGATTTAGATGGTTATGGCTTTTCCATTTGGAAATGTTCAACCACCCATCAAACAATTCCCAGTCCAGCCTCTTCTGAAGTCAATCTTCGTGCCCTTTGAGATTCTATCAGGAGGTAGAGGAAGGCATTTCTGCACTGCTATTGATAGCCCTCAATTCCATCCAGCAGCATCAGGGGCCAGTAGTTCTAGTAGGGGTCCCTTCACTTCCTCTCCCAGTTTTGCAGAGACAATTCATGATAGTGCATCGTGTTTGCATTATGTCAAAACTTAAACATTCGACTAAATAGGTTAATTCAAATATGACACAAATAcgatctaattattaaataaatagcAGTTAAACTAAATCTTATTTAAGCCAATATAATTAATCTTCTCCCAACCTAACATGTTTATGATTCAATtaaactatttatttaaaatcaaattttaatacaAAGCCCTAGTCTTCCTTCACTCAAAAGAGGTTACGAGTCAATGAGTTAAATAGGTTATGATTATAATTACGTTAATCAACACCACTATTGAATATGTATCAAATTCGTGTGGGCGTGAAAAACATATCAAGTTTTATTGacaaatcatatcaaattttgttaCCCGAATTTTGCCCTTCATTTCAATGTTGGATTTATCAATGGATGTTAGAACTTAGAATAAGTTGGGCTTAGCCTTATTCTCTGTGAATTAATGTAAGCACCCAGCTAAATTGAAATACATTGAAATAACTTTATTGTCTGTAATCACTAGGTCAGTGTCCATATGATGGGAAAAAATTCCCATGTGAATCCAAGAAAACAACACTTCCTTTCTGTCCAAAGACAACTACAGAAATATACTTTAAATATCAGGAACTATGAATTTACACGCAAGAAAGCACACCagtgtgaaaaaaa
This DNA window, taken from Vitis vinifera cultivar Pinot Noir 40024 chromosome 2, ASM3070453v1, encodes the following:
- the LOC100254717 gene encoding protein IQ-DOMAIN 22, with protein sequence MGKASKWFRGLLGLKKTDSPAPTPAPAPARLDKSVKRRWSFVRSYREKDHTRHANDRRGALYGEPHPPSAYADGVDPNKHAIAVAAATAAVAEAAVAAAQAAAAVVRLTSSGRSAAPSAYVSAGFSAREEWAVIKIQSLFRGYLARRALRALKALVKLQALVRGHIVRKQTADMLRRMQALVRAQARARAGRAQISESSHSSGKSSQFHHPGPATPEKFEHAIRAKNMKQDQSSILKRNSSKASGRNIIDQDKTHLSRNWSDRRLDEGSWDQQGSSIRAGPTDDEKSDKILEIDTGKPNFTPKRRNLFQSSHHGVASDQISHSFTTSKDSTTHQTVPSPSSCEVQSLSPLKFCQEVEEGSFCTADNSPQFYSASSRAGSSRRGPFTPTKSDGSRSYLSGYSDHPNYMAYTESSKAKVRSFSAPKQRPQYERSSSTKRYSVHGFGDSRSNAQRVSAMHANFTSKAYPGSGRLDRLGMPIRSEAFGLSGGFSNSRY